The DNA sequence AATCCAACGGGACGATTTCTTATATTTTGAAATCCGGCAGAAAAATGCATTTTGAGTTCTCTTTGAAGCAAAATGTCTTCTCAGGGCTCAGCCTGACGACTTTTAAGGATATTACAGAGAAGCTGGAGATGGAGGACCAGCTGAAGAAGTCTGATACACTGAATGTGATTGGGCAATTAGCAGCGGGAATCGCCCATGAGATCAGAAATCCAATGACAGCTTTGAAAGGGTTCATTCAGCTTCTGGAAGACAGTGCAGGGAGCGGAAATTCCATGTACTTCAATATTATTACCTCTGAACTGCAGAGAATCGACTCCATTATAAATGAATTCCTGATTCTGGCGAAGCCACAGGCCATTCAGTATGTCGAGAAAGATATTATCCAGCTGATGAAAGAGACAGTTGAGCTCCTGACTGCCCAGGCAGTTCTCCATAATGTCCAGTTCAGGACAGATTATGCCAAGAACCTTCCCCTGGTCTTCTGTGAGCCGAACCAATTGAAGAAAGTGTTCATAAATATTATTAAGAATGCGATTGAAGTGATGCCAAAGGGCGGAATCATTACCATTTGCATTCAAAAAAACAGGACAGGGAGCATCCGGATTTCCATAAGGGATGAGGGATCCGGCATTCCGCCGGAAAAATTGCGAAAGCTGGGAGAGCCGTTTTATACAACGAAAGAACGGGGGACCGGGCTGGGCTTAATGGTCACATATAAAATAATTGAAGAGCATGAAGGTAATATTGAAGTGGAAAGCAAAATGGGGGAAGGAACCGTTTTTCATATCGATCTCCCCATAAAGCGGGGCGGGTACCAGGATCCAGGCGGCATTTTTACTTTATAGCAAAAAAGAAATACCGATTGTTCAAATTTGTATCATTCAGCAGAATGATGCATTTTTTTTGCAAAAGAATTGACTGCTGTATTCTAATTTGATATAAATCTAATTAGACATACATCAAATTTGGAGGCTGATCTCATGCAGTTAGACAGACTGGTGGCATTTCATAAAACGATGGGCGACCCTGCCAGAATACGGATTATAGCACTATTATCGAATGGGCCTCTGCATGGCCAGGCAATTGCAGGCAAATTGGGCCTTACTCCCCCGACGATCACCCATCATTTAAACAAGCTAAAAGCTATTAATAGCATCTATCAGCGCCGTGATAAAAACACCATCTATTATTACTTGAATGAATCGGTTATCAAACAGCAGGCAGAGGTTCTCATTAACCTGTTTGATAAAAAGGAAGGAGAGATGGAAGAAATGCTGGAAATGCATAATGAGAAACAAAAGGTTATCGAAAATTTCATCACAAAAGAAGGGAAGCTCAAGAATATACCGGCACAGCGCAAGAAAAAGCTGTTTATCTTTGAGCATATTGCTTCAGGTCTGAAAATGGGAAAGAAATATCCTGAAAAAGAGCTTAATGAGTATATAAAGAAATTCCATGAAGACTATGCGACGATCAGGAGAGAATTTATCGTCAATCATTTCATGTACAGGGAAAACAGCGTTTATGAGTTGAACCCCCGTGAAATGTGGGCTAAGCCGGAGTAGCTTGATATGGCCTATATGTATGAGCATATACCTGGAACTGATTTTGTCCCAGTCTTTGCTTCGGCTGTTCTTGATGGCCTTATACCAGGTGAGGTACAGGAGAGGCAAGGAAGTCTGCTGATATCCCTCACCAGCGGCATCCACTATGCCGCGGGACGAGCGGGAGAAGGGTCATTTGACCTGCTGGCAGGAAAATTGGATGAAGCAGAGAAAAATGGGAGGCGGTTCACACTTTTTTCCGGCTCTGCCGAACTGGATCAATTCATATCCGGCCAGTTTGGAGAGAGGCTCAATAAGCATCACCGCCATTCCTTTCAAAATTTTTCGCCGGTTCCTAAACTGTCTACCAAAAGCAGCGAAGTCTCCTTTTTTCCGCTGGATAGGGAGTCAGCAGGTGAATATCCTGAGTTCCGAATGGATTATTTCAGCACATACTGGGGATCCATTGAGCATTTTCTGAGATCCGGATTCGGCATCAGGGTGCTGATGGGAGAGCAGGCAGCCGGTGAATGTGTTTCTATATTCAGGAGCAATGAATTTGCCGAAATGGATATCCATATAGCAGAAAGTGCCAGGGGAAAGGGGCTGGGAGCCATGCTTGCTGCGAGATTCATTAAAACTGCCCTGGGAAAAAATCTGCAGCCGCGCTGGGATTGCAGCGCGGCCAATCTGGCAAGTAAGAAGCTTGCAGAAAAACTGGGTTTTTCTGAACCTGCGGAATACCTTGTTTTCACCCTGCCGAAACAAGGCTGACAATCCTGCATAAATCCTTTGCATCTGCGATTTCCCTGCGCTGAAGGATCAGGTTTCTCCCTGCAGCCAGTGCAGCTCTCTTGGCAGCCAGGCGCGCCTTTTTGTCTTCTATCCCGTCAAGGTCAGCAACATGGGCCAGTCCGATTGTCCTTCTTATCAGCTCACAGCCTGCAAAACCAACCGCATCTTCCCAATATTTCTGAAGCACAGCGGATAGAAAACCTTCTGTTCCAGCAAAAGGATCTTTATTATCCTTCTGCCATAAAAGAGAGAAATCATCTGAGAAAGTTCCCCAGAATGTTTCAATATGATGATCTATAAGTCTCGTTTTCTCAGGATTGGCGATAGACTGGAATAACAGATTGGCAATCACCTGTCCGATATCAAAACCTGCAGGGCCGTAGAAAGCAAATTCCGGGTCGATGACTTTTGTCTCCGCATCGGAAGCAAAGATGCTTCCTGTATGCAAATCACCGTGAAGCAGCGCCTCCGCTTCATTTAAGAAAATTTTCCTGAGGCGCGCTGCCTCGAGTTTCAATACTGAATCAGCCCATAAGGCTTCTGCATCGCCTTTCAGCTCTTCTTCAAAATCATTGGTCGGGCTATTGAAATAAGGATCTGCAAATATCAGGTCTTCCGTAATTTTGCACAGCTCCGGGTTGTAAAAATCTTTGGCAAGCTTTTTCTTATCAGCCTGAAGAAGGCCGTAGTCCGAGGTATAGAACAAAGTTCTTGCCAGGTAGTTTCCAAGATGGCCGGAAAGCAGCGGATATTCTTTTCCAGAGATCAGCCCTGTACGGCTGATCTCCAGGTGTGAAAGATCTTCCATCACAGTCACCGCGAGCTCTTCATCATTGTAGAAAACTTCCGGCACAAAATCCGGAGCAAGCTTTTTAAAAAGTTTAAGCGCTTCTGCTTCAATAGCAGCCCTTTTCAAGGTCAGCGGCCAGCTTTCGCCTACTACCTTGGCAAAAGGGAGAGCCTGCTTGATAATCAGGCTTTTTCCTGTCCCGTTTTCCTTGATCCTAAAGACAAGGTTAAGATTTCCGTCGCCTATTTCTTCCGTGGCTAAAGATGCATTTCCGGGAAACTGGCCAAGGCTTACAGCGAGTTCCGCGGCTGTTTTTTCTGTCAGCGGAGCATATTTATTTTTTACGAGTGTCATCATTTTTCCCTCCTGAATTTGGAGGCTTTATTTATCCATCAGGACATAAAAAAGCCTCTTTCTCATGCTGAAAGAGGCTTGAAGTATTGAGCTTCGCACCTCTTATCTGCCAGAAAGCCAAGCTTTCTGCTGGAATTAGCACCGTGCCTTATGGAGGAATTCTCCGGCGCAAGGATTGCGCCCCATCTCACGATGGAATTACGGTCGGTTGCTGGGCATCATCGGGCCAAGTCCCTCTGCCTGCTCTTGATAAGAGAATATAAGTTTGTATAAACGGCTGCCGCCAGCCATTTGAAAAAATAGTAACAGCGGCATATGTTTTCTGTCAATAAAAATTTAAAAAATTCTAATAGAATTCAGGTTTGCGGTCCGTAAAAACTGGGATGCGTGCCCTCACTTCCTCTACAAGCCTGAGGTCGAGATCTGCTGAAAGGATTTCTTCGTGCTCTGAAGCCTCTGCAACGACTTCGCCCCATGGATTGATGATGATGGAGTGGCCGGCAAATTGATTGGCCGGATCAGATCCGGCCCTGTTGCAGGCAACCACATAGCATTGATTTTCAATGGCTCTTGCAATCAGCAGCGCGCGCCAATGGGCGAGGCGGGGCAGGGGCCATTCAGCCACGACGAAAATGGCTTCTGCTCCTTCAAGTGCATGCTTGCGGATCCATTCAGGAAAACGGATATCGTAGCAGATAAAGCCGGCCATGGGATGGCCATTCAGATTGAAAGAAGCATCCCCGCTCCCGGGTGACAGGTGGAGATGTTCATCCATCAGTTGAAAAAGGTGCAGCTTGCTGTATTGGTGCAGGAGTTCACCTGTGCTGCTGACTGCAAGCAGGGTGTTGAAAACACCATCCTCTGTTTTATTTGCGACGCTTCCTCCAATGAAGGCAGCATGATGCTTATGGGCCATAGTCTGCAAAAACCGGATGCTTGATTCTGCGTGCCTGTCCCCGATTTCTTCCAGTCGGGTTAAATCATAGCCCGTTGTCCACAGCTCAGGCAGCACGATGATATCGGGATTGTCTTTGCTTGCGCGCTCGATCAGCGTTTCAGCTTTTTCGTAATTTTTCTCAGGGCTGCCAAAGGAGATGTCCATTTGGATGCAGGATATTTTCATAGGGTAAACCTCCGTATGCAAAGGATAAAATGATAAAATTGCAGAATATTTCTTTACTTCCTGCCTTTTACGTTATATCTTTGTCATTGGTTTTTCAAATAAAAATTTAATCCACATGTAAAGCAGGTGACTATGTGATGAAAATATTTCCTCAATCTGAACTGTTGCAAAGTCTGCCAAAGCAGTTCTTTGCAACATTGGTGCAAAAAGCAGCCAGGTATGCCGGGCAGGGGCATGATGTCATCAATCTTGGCCAGGGAAACCCTGACAGGCCCACACCGCCGCATATCGTCAGGAAACTTCAGGAAGCAGCCGAAAATCCCCTTAATCATAAATATTCCCCTTTTCGCGGTCAGCACAGCCTGAAAGCTGCAGCAGCTGAATTTTACAAAAGGGAATATGGTGTGGACCTTGATCCGGAAAAGGAAATAGCTATTTTATTCGGCGGGAAGGCTGGCCTGGTTGAAATTCCTCAATGTCTTCTCAATCCAGGGGAAACGATCCTTGTTCCTGACCCGGGGTATCCTGATTATTGGTCAGGAGTGGCCCTTGCGAAAGCTTCTATGGCTGTCATGCCCCTGAAAGAAGAGAATCATTTTCTGCCGGATTATGGTGAGCTTTCTGAGCAGGACATCGAATCAGCCAGGATGATGTTCCTCAATTATCCGAATAATCCGACCGGAGCCACGGCTACGAAGGAATTTTTCGAAGAAACGGTCCGCTTTGCAGCGGAAAATGAAATTTGCGTTGTTCATGATTTCGCCTACGGTGCAATTGGCTTTGACGGCAAAAAGCCAGTCAGCTTCCTGCAGACGGAAGGGGCAAAGGAAACAGGCATTGAAATTTATACACTCTCTAAAACTTACAATATGGCAGGCTGGAGAGTGGGGTTTGCGGCTGGGAATGAAAGTGTGATTGAAGCCATCAATCTTATGCAGGATCATCTGTATGTCAGCCTTTTTGGTGCTGTGCAGGAAGCGGCAGCAGAGGCTTTGTCCGGGCCGCAGGCATGTGTGGATGAACTGGTGCAGGTCTATGCTTCCAGGCGGAAAGCTTTTATTGAAGGCCTTAGGGAGATAGGCTGGGATGTTAAAGCACCGCTAGGATCATTTTTTGCCTGGCTGAAAGTTCCGGAAGGCTGGACGTCTGAGCAATTTGCCGATGTTCTGCTCGAAAAAGCGCAAGTAGTTGTGGCTCCCGGCATCGGATTTGGCGAATATGGAGAAGGATATGTCCGCGCAGGTCTGCTTGCAGATGAAGAGAGGCTTAAAGAGGCAGCAGCAAGGATCGGAAAGTTGAATATTTTTTGAAAAATCAATTGACATGTTTTTATAATCATGTCATAATCCAAATGAATTATTGATTATCTGAAAACTTTAAATTCCACATAGATTTCGTTTTCTTATCAAGAGCAGGCGGAGGGACTAGCCCTATGAAGCCCGGCAACCGACTTTGTAAAAAGCACGGTGCTAATTCTTGCAGCGTTTGAGCTGATAGATGAGAAGATGTTGGACACAGCTCTGACCTCTTCTTTCTGAAGGGGTCTTTTTTATTGATTCTATTTTTTTTATCGTAACTATTCGCAGGTGAGAGAACCGCGATCAGCATGACCATACATAAATGCAGGGGGAACAGGATTATGAGTGAAATTATCGCGTCATATTTACTGAATGGTTCCAGCGGGGATCTGGAGAAAAAGGCAGAGGAAATTGCCTTGGGATTGACGGTGGGATCGTGGACAGATCTGCCGGATCTAGAAAAGGACCAGCTTAAGAAGCATAAAGGGAGAGTCGTTTCTGTTGAAAATGGGGAGCAGGATGGAAATGATGGGGCTGCGCTGATTAAAATTGCCTACCCGGCCGCAAACTTCAGCGCCGACCTGCCTGCTGTTCTGACAACTGTATTTGGAAAGCTTTCGCTCGATGGAAAAATTAAGCTTCTCGACCTGGATGCAGCAGAGAGCTTCAAGCGGAATTTCCCGGGCCCGCTTTTTGGCATTGAAGGAATCCGCAATAAGCTTGGTGCTCACGGACGGCCGCTGTTAATGAGCATCTTCAAAGGCGTGATTGGGAGAGATCTCAATTATCTTCTGAAGCAGCTGAAGGAACAGGCACGCGGGGGAATTGATATCGTTAAGGACGATGAAATTTTCTTTGATAATGAGCTTGCCCCTTTCTCAGAGAGGATTACAGAAGGCAAAAGGGTTCTTAGGGAAGCTTTTGAAGAAACAGGGCACAAAACACTTTACGCAGTGAATCTTACGGGCCGTACGTATGAGCTGAAGGAAAAAGCAAAAAAAGCGGCTGAGCTTGGCGCTGATTTGCTGCTGTTCAATGCCTTTGCCTATGGACTGGATGTTCTTCAGGCATTAAGGGAGGATGGAGATATCGCCCTTCCAATCATGGCTCACCCGGCAGTGAGCGGTGCAATTACTTCTTCTCCTGTTTACGGCTTGAGCCACAGCTTACTGCTTGGAAAGCTGGCCAGGATGGCAGGTGCAGACTTATCCCTGTTTCCGTCGCCATATGGCTCGGTGGCATTGGAGCGGAACCAGGCATTATCCATCAGTTCCGCGCTGACAGAGGATGATATTTATAAAAAAAGCTTTCCTGTTCCTTCAGCCGGGATTCACCCTGGCCTGGTCCCTTTGCTTGTCAGGGACTTCGGGATGGACAGCGTCATAAATGCCGGAGGCGGCGTCCATGGCCACCCTGATGGTGCTAGAGGCGGGGGAGCAGCGTTCCGGCAGGCAATCAGCCTTGTGATGGAAGGAAAAACCTTGCACCAGCCTCAGCAGGAGTTTCCAGAGCTGGCAAAAGCAATAGCGCTCTGGGGAAGCAAAGAGGTGGCGCAGCATGGATAGGATTGCAGTGTTCTGCGACTTTGACGGGACGATAACAGAATCAGATAATATCATCAGCATCATGAAGCACTTCGCCCCGCCTGAGTGGGAATCGCTGAAGGACAAGGTCCTTGCTGAAGAAATTTCCATTCAGGATGGCGTCGGTCAGATGTTTGCGCTTTTACCGAGCAGCCTGAAGGAGGAAATCACTTCCTATGTCCTCAGTCAGGCAAAGATCAGAAACGGATTTGAAGAGTTCATTGCGTATCTGAAAACAGAAAAAATCCCTTTATACATCGTCAGCGGGGGCATCGACTTTTTCATTCACCCGCTGCTTGAACAGTTCGGCCCTTTTGAAGCCATCTACTGCAATCATTCTGATTTCAGCGGGGAGATGATTAAAGTCAACTGGCCGCATGAATGTGATGAAGAATGTGACAACGGATGCGGCTGCTGCAAGCCTTCGATCATGAGATCGCGGGACGAAGAAGGGTTATATAAGATTGTCATCGGCGACAGCATTACAGATCTGCAGGCCGCGAAGCAGGCAGATTTTGTACTGGCAAGAGATCTGCTGCTGCAGAAGAGCAGAGAGCTTGGCCTGGATCACAGGCCGTTTACCGACTTTTTTGATTGCATTACAGAATTAAAGAGATTGATAGGGGTGAAACTATGAGCCTCATCCAGGAAAAATGGGACCAGCTGGCAGATATAAAGGAAGAACTTGCAGGTCGTGACTGGTTTATGGGAACAAGCGGGAACCTTGCGATTAAGGTTGCTGCCGAACCGCTGCAATTCCTCGTTACGGCAAGCGGGAAAGATAAGCGGAAGCGGACAGAAGAGGATTTCCTGCTGGTCGGCCATGATGGGAAGCCGGCAGATGAAACCGGCCTGAAGCCCTCTGCAGAAACGCTTCTCCATGTAGAAATTTATAAAAGGACCAAAGCGGGATGCAGCCTGCACGTCCATACGGTTGACAATAATGTGATTTCTGAATTGTACGGGGATGCAGGATCTGTTGCTTTTAAAGGCCAGGAGCTTATCAAAGCTTTTGATAGGTGGGATGAGGATGCAGTCCTGACGATCCCGATCATTCCTAATCACGCCCATATACCGAAGCTTGCTGAGTCTTTTTCAGAGCATATACTGGCCGACTCGGGTGCTGTCCTGATCCGCAACCATGGCATTACAGTATGGGGCCGAACACCTTTTGAAGCGAAAAAGCTTTTGGAGGCTTCAGAGTTTTTATTCCGTTATCAGCTGAAGCTGCTGCAGCTGAAGCAGATTCAAACCGCTATATAAAAGTTGAAGGGAGACTATAAAGATGGCTTATATCGTATTGCAGGAAACAAGAGAAGAAATCAGGAACCAGGAAGAGGTGGCCTCTTTCCTTGACAGCCAGGAAGTCATTTATGAAAACTGGGATATTCAAAAGCTGCCTGTGGATCTGAGAGAAAAGTATAATCTTTCAGATGAAGAGAAGGAAAGGATCCTTGAGAGTTTTGCCGCTGAAATCAAGGATATCTCTGAACGAAGGGGCTACCAGGCGCAGGACGTTATTTCGCTGTCTGAAAGCACGCCGAATCTTGACCAGCTGCTGAAGAATTTCCAGCAGGAGCACCATCACACAGACGATGAGGTCCGTTTTATTGTCAGCGGGCACGGCGTTTTCATTATCCAGGGGAAAGACGGCGGCTTTTTTGAAGTATTCCTGGATCCGGGCGACCTGATTTCTGTGCCGGAAAACATCAGGCATTATTTCACCCTCCAGGAAGATCGCAAGGTTGTCGCCGTACGCATCTTTGTTACCTCTGAAGGCTGGGTTCCAATCTATGAAAAAGAAGGCGCAGAAGCTTAATTAAAGAGAATAGAGGCAGCTGTTCTGCCTGTTAAAAAGGGATCGGGAAAAATACCGGTCCCTTTTTTTCTTTTTGGGAAGATGATATCTATGTGATTAAGAATATTTGCTCCAAAAGTTTGAAACCCTGTTGAT is a window from the Bacillus infantis NRRL B-14911 genome containing:
- a CDS encoding GNAT family N-acetyltransferase, with protein sequence MAYMYEHIPGTDFVPVFASAVLDGLIPGEVQERQGSLLISLTSGIHYAAGRAGEGSFDLLAGKLDEAEKNGRRFTLFSGSAELDQFISGQFGERLNKHHRHSFQNFSPVPKLSTKSSEVSFFPLDRESAGEYPEFRMDYFSTYWGSIEHFLRSGFGIRVLMGEQAAGECVSIFRSNEFAEMDIHIAESARGKGLGAMLAARFIKTALGKNLQPRWDCSAANLASKKLAEKLGFSEPAEYLVFTLPKQG
- a CDS encoding methylthioribulose 1-phosphate dehydratase produces the protein MSLIQEKWDQLADIKEELAGRDWFMGTSGNLAIKVAAEPLQFLVTASGKDKRKRTEEDFLLVGHDGKPADETGLKPSAETLLHVEIYKRTKAGCSLHVHTVDNNVISELYGDAGSVAFKGQELIKAFDRWDEDAVLTIPIIPNHAHIPKLAESFSEHILADSGAVLIRNHGITVWGRTPFEAKKLLEASEFLFRYQLKLLQLKQIQTAI
- a CDS encoding carbon-nitrogen family hydrolase codes for the protein MKISCIQMDISFGSPEKNYEKAETLIERASKDNPDIIVLPELWTTGYDLTRLEEIGDRHAESSIRFLQTMAHKHHAAFIGGSVANKTEDGVFNTLLAVSSTGELLHQYSKLHLFQLMDEHLHLSPGSGDASFNLNGHPMAGFICYDIRFPEWIRKHALEGAEAIFVVAEWPLPRLAHWRALLIARAIENQCYVVACNRAGSDPANQFAGHSIIINPWGEVVAEASEHEEILSADLDLRLVEEVRARIPVFTDRKPEFY
- the mtnW gene encoding 2,3-diketo-5-methylthiopentyl-1-phosphate enolase, translating into MSEIIASYLLNGSSGDLEKKAEEIALGLTVGSWTDLPDLEKDQLKKHKGRVVSVENGEQDGNDGAALIKIAYPAANFSADLPAVLTTVFGKLSLDGKIKLLDLDAAESFKRNFPGPLFGIEGIRNKLGAHGRPLLMSIFKGVIGRDLNYLLKQLKEQARGGIDIVKDDEIFFDNELAPFSERITEGKRVLREAFEETGHKTLYAVNLTGRTYELKEKAKKAAELGADLLLFNAFAYGLDVLQALREDGDIALPIMAHPAVSGAITSSPVYGLSHSLLLGKLARMAGADLSLFPSPYGSVALERNQALSISSALTEDDIYKKSFPVPSAGIHPGLVPLLVRDFGMDSVINAGGGVHGHPDGARGGGAAFRQAISLVMEGKTLHQPQQEFPELAKAIALWGSKEVAQHG
- a CDS encoding DUF2087 domain-containing protein produces the protein MQLDRLVAFHKTMGDPARIRIIALLSNGPLHGQAIAGKLGLTPPTITHHLNKLKAINSIYQRRDKNTIYYYLNESVIKQQAEVLINLFDKKEGEMEEMLEMHNEKQKVIENFITKEGKLKNIPAQRKKKLFIFEHIASGLKMGKKYPEKELNEYIKKFHEDYATIRREFIVNHFMYRENSVYELNPREMWAKPE
- a CDS encoding cupin domain-containing protein, which produces MAYIVLQETREEIRNQEEVASFLDSQEVIYENWDIQKLPVDLREKYNLSDEEKERILESFAAEIKDISERRGYQAQDVISLSESTPNLDQLLKNFQQEHHHTDDEVRFIVSGHGVFIIQGKDGGFFEVFLDPGDLISVPENIRHYFTLQEDRKVVAVRIFVTSEGWVPIYEKEGAEA
- a CDS encoding pyridoxal phosphate-dependent aminotransferase, which codes for MKIFPQSELLQSLPKQFFATLVQKAARYAGQGHDVINLGQGNPDRPTPPHIVRKLQEAAENPLNHKYSPFRGQHSLKAAAAEFYKREYGVDLDPEKEIAILFGGKAGLVEIPQCLLNPGETILVPDPGYPDYWSGVALAKASMAVMPLKEENHFLPDYGELSEQDIESARMMFLNYPNNPTGATATKEFFEETVRFAAENEICVVHDFAYGAIGFDGKKPVSFLQTEGAKETGIEIYTLSKTYNMAGWRVGFAAGNESVIEAINLMQDHLYVSLFGAVQEAAAEALSGPQACVDELVQVYASRRKAFIEGLREIGWDVKAPLGSFFAWLKVPEGWTSEQFADVLLEKAQVVVAPGIGFGEYGEGYVRAGLLADEERLKEAAARIGKLNIF
- a CDS encoding 2-hydroxy-3-keto-5-methylthiopentenyl-1-phosphate phosphatase → MDRIAVFCDFDGTITESDNIISIMKHFAPPEWESLKDKVLAEEISIQDGVGQMFALLPSSLKEEITSYVLSQAKIRNGFEEFIAYLKTEKIPLYIVSGGIDFFIHPLLEQFGPFEAIYCNHSDFSGEMIKVNWPHECDEECDNGCGCCKPSIMRSRDEEGLYKIVIGDSITDLQAAKQADFVLARDLLLQKSRELGLDHRPFTDFFDCITELKRLIGVKL
- the mtnK gene encoding S-methyl-5-thioribose kinase, with the translated sequence MMTLVKNKYAPLTEKTAAELAVSLGQFPGNASLATEEIGDGNLNLVFRIKENGTGKSLIIKQALPFAKVVGESWPLTLKRAAIEAEALKLFKKLAPDFVPEVFYNDEELAVTVMEDLSHLEISRTGLISGKEYPLLSGHLGNYLARTLFYTSDYGLLQADKKKLAKDFYNPELCKITEDLIFADPYFNSPTNDFEEELKGDAEALWADSVLKLEAARLRKIFLNEAEALLHGDLHTGSIFASDAETKVIDPEFAFYGPAGFDIGQVIANLLFQSIANPEKTRLIDHHIETFWGTFSDDFSLLWQKDNKDPFAGTEGFLSAVLQKYWEDAVGFAGCELIRRTIGLAHVADLDGIEDKKARLAAKRAALAAGRNLILQRREIADAKDLCRIVSLVSAG